In one window of uncultured Acetobacteroides sp. DNA:
- a CDS encoding DegT/DnrJ/EryC1/StrS family aminotransferase — protein sequence MKVKFLDLQKINQLYADSLKKEVNDVIDSGWFLNGGCNKKFEENLSNYIGVKHVIPVANGLDALRLIIRSYKELGFFKEGDELIVPANTYIASILAITDNGLIPKFVDPDPQTFNIDISKIESSITERTKGILVVHLYGRVCWSKTLESLAEKYNLKIIEDNAQAIGAEWNSIKSGNLGDAAGFSFYPGKNLGALGDSGAVVTNDDSLAKVVRAIANYGSYEKYINEFQGLNSRMDEVQAAFLSIKLFGLENDNRKRNVIAKKYIESIHNSKIVLPEYPNELEHVWHLFVIRSKNREDLVQYLKEKSIETLIHYPIPPHKQQCYNQYSNLNLPITIELSNEVLSIPISPVLTDEEVDFVIDTLNAW from the coding sequence ATGAAAGTGAAATTTTTAGATTTGCAAAAAATCAACCAGTTATATGCTGATAGTTTGAAAAAGGAAGTGAATGATGTTATCGATTCTGGTTGGTTTCTCAATGGAGGTTGTAATAAGAAATTTGAAGAAAATCTTTCTAATTATATAGGTGTTAAACATGTTATTCCTGTAGCAAATGGATTAGATGCTCTTCGTCTTATAATTAGATCGTATAAAGAACTTGGTTTTTTCAAAGAAGGGGACGAGTTAATTGTACCTGCTAATACATATATTGCATCTATTTTGGCCATTACAGATAATGGGCTAATACCAAAATTTGTAGATCCAGATCCCCAAACGTTTAATATTGATATTTCAAAGATTGAAAGTAGCATAACTGAAAGAACTAAAGGTATCTTAGTTGTCCACTTATATGGTAGAGTTTGTTGGAGTAAAACGTTAGAAAGTTTAGCTGAAAAATACAATCTGAAGATTATTGAAGATAACGCACAAGCTATAGGTGCAGAATGGAATTCTATTAAAAGTGGAAATCTAGGAGATGCGGCAGGTTTTAGTTTTTATCCAGGGAAAAATCTTGGTGCATTAGGAGATAGTGGCGCGGTAGTGACAAATGACGATAGCTTAGCGAAAGTTGTAAGGGCGATTGCCAATTACGGATCTTACGAAAAATACATAAATGAATTTCAAGGGTTGAACAGCCGAATGGATGAAGTGCAAGCTGCTTTTTTAAGTATTAAGTTGTTTGGTCTTGAAAATGATAATAGAAAAAGAAATGTAATTGCTAAAAAATATATTGAAAGCATTCATAACTCAAAAATAGTCTTGCCCGAATATCCAAATGAATTGGAGCATGTTTGGCATTTGTTTGTAATTAGAAGCAAAAATAGGGAAGATTTAGTTCAATATTTAAAAGAAAAAAGTATCGAAACTTTAATTCACTATCCTATACCACCTCATAAGCAACAATGTTATAACCAATATAGTAATTTAAATTTACCCATTACTATTGAATTATCTAATGAAGTATTGAGTATACCAATAAGTCCAGTATTGACAGATGAGGAGGTTGATTTTGTTATTGATACTTTAAATGCTTGGTAG
- a CDS encoding glycosyltransferase family 4 protein, with protein sequence MGRKIWLVNQYAMPPELESRLRTIKFAQYLMEAGYDVTIFGSSIMHNMNKNLIEDNKLYIEKKYGNINFIHINTTLYKKNGLNRILGLFQFPFRFIKIAKKFDKPDVIIQTATVPFGNILYFYTKKNKIKYIVEVLDLWPQTFVDLKMFSKWNPIVLISYYLEKWLYKRADCLVFSMEGGKQYIKDKKWSIELGGKIDLSKVHYINNGVDLDDFNRYKNEFVIKDDELEDDSITKVVYLGSIRLANNLKRLIDAAALLKGYDNVKFLIYGDGDDRDFLIEYCVENDITNVSFKEKWIKPQYVPYVLTKASINVLNYMPGDFGKYGGSQSKLFQYLAAGKPICSNINMSFDIINKYNVGISKEFKSDKEYADAILSLIKMDKVEYNYMCDRALIAANDFDYKCLTNKMKTLI encoded by the coding sequence ATGGGACGTAAGATTTGGCTTGTAAATCAATATGCAATGCCTCCTGAATTGGAGTCTAGATTAAGAACAATAAAATTTGCTCAATATTTAATGGAGGCAGGATACGATGTAACAATATTCGGTTCTAGTATTATGCATAATATGAATAAAAATTTAATTGAAGATAATAAACTTTATATTGAAAAAAAGTATGGTAATATAAATTTTATTCATATTAATACAACTTTGTACAAAAAAAATGGATTAAATCGAATATTAGGGTTATTTCAATTCCCTTTTCGTTTTATTAAGATCGCGAAAAAATTTGATAAACCAGATGTTATTATACAAACTGCAACAGTCCCTTTTGGAAATATTTTATATTTTTATACAAAAAAAAACAAGATAAAGTATATTGTAGAAGTACTAGATTTGTGGCCTCAAACATTTGTAGATTTAAAAATGTTTAGTAAATGGAATCCAATTGTACTAATCTCTTATTACTTAGAAAAATGGCTTTATAAAAGAGCTGATTGCTTAGTCTTTTCTATGGAAGGAGGAAAGCAATATATTAAGGATAAAAAATGGAGTATAGAATTAGGTGGTAAAATCGATTTAAGTAAAGTTCATTACATAAATAATGGTGTTGATCTCGACGATTTCAATCGATATAAGAATGAATTTGTTATAAAGGATGATGAACTTGAAGATGATAGCATTACGAAAGTCGTATATTTAGGTTCTATTAGGTTGGCTAATAATTTAAAAAGATTGATTGATGCTGCAGCATTGCTAAAAGGATATGATAACGTTAAATTTTTAATTTATGGAGATGGTGATGATCGTGATTTTTTAATAGAATATTGTGTTGAAAACGATATAACAAATGTTTCCTTTAAGGAAAAGTGGATTAAACCTCAATATGTTCCATATGTATTAACAAAGGCTTCCATAAATGTTTTAAATTATATGCCAGGCGATTTTGGTAAGTATGGAGGGAGTCAGAGTAAATTATTTCAATATTTAGCTGCAGGAAAACCAATTTGTTCTAATATTAATATGTCTTTTGACATTATAAATAAATATAATGTTGGTATTTCTAAAGAATTTAAATCTGATAAAGAATATGCAGATGCAATTCTTAGTCTTATAAAAATGGATAAGGTAGAATATAATTATATGTGTGATAGGGCTTTGATTGCTGCTAATGATTTTGATTATAAGTGTTTGACAAATAAAATGAAGACTTTAATTTAA
- a CDS encoding acyltransferase, with translation MKFAENIYRSPFGKIMSLLGQCIAKLQKPFMVYGFTDLGTNKFRKFTRISSNVTIMSPDKLRIADNVWVWHYTILDATEGITIDEGAQIGAWVGIFTHGSENSIRLLGNEFVNIPNKERKGYTRGSVYIGAYSFIGARSIVLPGVKIGKGCIIAAGSIVSKDVPDYSIYVGQNILSQTTIDKDVKHFRSNDYSDTYYCKEVLELIHDKLKETGEL, from the coding sequence ATGAAGTTTGCAGAAAATATTTATCGCTCACCTTTTGGTAAGATTATGTCTTTGTTAGGACAATGTATAGCAAAGTTACAAAAACCATTTATGGTTTATGGATTTACTGATTTAGGAACTAATAAATTCAGAAAATTTACAAGGATAAGTAGCAATGTTACTATTATGAGCCCTGATAAACTTAGAATTGCAGATAATGTTTGGGTTTGGCATTATACTATTCTTGATGCGACAGAAGGGATAACTATTGATGAAGGAGCTCAAATTGGTGCTTGGGTAGGTATTTTTACTCATGGTAGTGAAAATTCAATACGATTATTGGGGAATGAATTTGTTAATATTCCAAATAAAGAAAGAAAAGGTTATACACGAGGATCAGTGTATATTGGCGCTTATAGTTTTATCGGAGCTAGGTCAATTGTATTACCTGGAGTAAAAATTGGGAAAGGATGTATTATCGCTGCAGGTTCTATTGTAAGTAAGGATGTTCCTGATTATTCGATTTATGTAGGACAAAATATTCTATCGCAAACAACAATTGATAAGGATGTCAAACATTTTAGATCGAATGATTATTCGGATACATATTATTGCAAAGAAGTTCTAGAACTAATACACGATAAACTAAAAGAAACAGGGGAGTTATAG
- a CDS encoding GNAT family N-acetyltransferase, with protein sequence METKIVKCRECDCEKIVNVHLKVFNGFFLTLLGKQFLRSYYKAVIAHSLGIVYCAVDEDNNFVGFAVGTKSANGFHKKLMKRNFCAFLLQGVCILFKNPYFIFRLIKNLDKKSDYSDDGMYAELLSIGVLPSYAGEGIGKLLINAFEGAIRKNGIERVSLTTDYYNNISVIEFYKKRGYEIFYDFYAFPQRRMYRLIKRLN encoded by the coding sequence TTGGAAACGAAAATTGTTAAATGCAGAGAGTGCGATTGTGAAAAAATCGTAAATGTTCACTTAAAAGTTTTTAATGGTTTTTTTTTAACACTTTTAGGTAAACAGTTTCTTAGATCTTATTACAAAGCTGTTATTGCTCATTCTCTTGGAATAGTTTATTGTGCTGTAGATGAAGACAACAATTTTGTTGGTTTTGCTGTTGGGACGAAGAGTGCTAATGGGTTTCATAAGAAGTTGATGAAAAGAAATTTTTGTGCTTTTTTGTTACAAGGTGTGTGCATACTTTTTAAAAATCCATACTTTATTTTCCGATTAATTAAAAACCTAGATAAAAAATCTGATTATTCTGATGATGGAATGTATGCAGAACTATTATCTATTGGAGTACTACCTTCCTATGCTGGTGAAGGAATTGGGAAATTACTTATTAATGCCTTTGAGGGAGCAATTCGTAAGAATGGAATAGAGAGAGTTTCTCTTACTACAGATTATTATAATAATATTTCTGTAATAGAGTTTTATAAAAAGCGAGGATATGAAATTTTTTATGATTTCTATGCTTTCCCACAGAGAAGAATGTATCGGTTGATAAAAAGGTTAAATTAA
- the wecB gene encoding UDP-N-acetylglucosamine 2-epimerase (non-hydrolyzing), which translates to MKLVTIIGARPQFIKAAVVSRAFQKSNQVEEVIVHTGQHFDTNMSDVFFEEMSIPKPKYNLNINGLGHGAMTGQMLEKIEEVLLEEKPDWVLVYGDTNSTLAGAIAATKLHIKVAHVEAGLRSFNMKMPEEVNRILTDRVSNVLFCPTDQAVDNLLKEGYANIDAYIVNIGDVMQDAAMFYSSKAKIGNLEIPSDYILCTIHRAENTDDPQRLKSIIDALNKISQNTDIVLPLHPRTRLKLDAIGFSFETSKIKFIEPVGYLEMVHLLKNCSLVMTDSGGLQKEAYFFSKYCITLRDETEWVELVNNGYNSLVGSDYNKIINEVESQLKYGDLEKSDYLYGRGDAGEKILEKLLEFNS; encoded by the coding sequence ATGAAACTTGTAACAATAATAGGTGCTCGTCCTCAGTTTATCAAAGCCGCAGTTGTAAGTAGGGCTTTTCAAAAATCAAATCAGGTAGAGGAGGTTATAGTTCATACGGGGCAACATTTTGACACTAATATGTCGGATGTGTTTTTTGAGGAGATGAGCATACCAAAACCTAAATATAATCTGAATATTAATGGTCTTGGTCATGGTGCTATGACAGGTCAGATGCTCGAAAAAATAGAGGAGGTGTTGCTTGAAGAAAAACCAGATTGGGTTTTAGTATATGGCGATACTAATTCTACATTGGCAGGTGCAATTGCAGCAACTAAATTACATATAAAAGTTGCACATGTTGAGGCAGGTTTAAGATCTTTTAATATGAAAATGCCTGAAGAAGTTAATCGCATATTAACTGATAGAGTGAGTAATGTACTATTCTGTCCTACTGATCAGGCTGTAGATAACTTGTTGAAGGAAGGATATGCTAATATCGATGCTTATATTGTAAATATTGGTGATGTTATGCAGGATGCTGCAATGTTTTACTCTTCTAAGGCAAAAATAGGTAATCTTGAGATTCCTTCTGATTATATCCTTTGTACCATTCATAGAGCAGAGAATACAGATGATCCCCAAAGACTTAAAAGCATTATAGATGCTCTTAATAAGATATCTCAAAATACGGATATAGTTTTGCCACTTCACCCTCGAACTAGATTGAAGTTAGATGCGATAGGCTTTTCATTCGAAACCTCAAAAATTAAATTTATTGAGCCAGTAGGTTACCTTGAAATGGTTCATCTATTAAAAAATTGCAGTTTGGTAATGACCGATAGTGGTGGTTTGCAAAAAGAGGCATACTTTTTTAGCAAGTATTGCATAACTCTAAGGGATGAAACCGAATGGGTTGAATTGGTTAATAATGGATATAACTCTTTAGTAGGAAGTGATTATAATAAAATAATCAACGAAGTTGAGAGTCAGTTGAAATATGGTGATTTAGAAAAATCCGATTACCTGTACGGAAGAGGAGATGCTGGTGAAAAAATATTAGAAAAGTTGCTAGAATTTAATTCTTAG
- a CDS encoding Gfo/Idh/MocA family oxidoreductase produces the protein MKNFALIGAAGFIAPRHLKAMKDTGNNLIAAYDVFDSVGIMDSFFPESSFFTEFELFDRHLSKNKGTDKEVDFVSVCTPNYLHDAHIRYGLRLGANVICEKPIVLNPWNIDALMNVEKETGHRVYNVLQLRLHSAIKALKERIDSEKRDTKYDVDLTYITSRGNWYYTTWKGDVKRSGGVATNIGVHFYDMLSWIFGKVQQNVVHVSSHDRVSGYLEFEKARVRYFLSINYDTLPEEVKLAGKRTFRSMTIEGSEFEFSDGFTELHTETYKDILSGNGFGLKEARTAIEIVHDIRHAEPQGLKGDYHPFAKLELASHPFGW, from the coding sequence ATGAAGAATTTTGCACTAATTGGAGCAGCAGGTTTTATTGCACCTCGTCATTTAAAGGCAATGAAGGATACCGGGAATAATCTTATTGCTGCCTACGACGTATTTGATAGCGTGGGAATAATGGATAGCTTCTTTCCTGAATCGTCTTTTTTTACCGAATTTGAGCTATTCGATAGGCATCTCTCTAAAAATAAGGGGACAGATAAAGAGGTTGACTTTGTTTCGGTATGTACACCAAACTATTTGCACGACGCACATATTCGCTATGGCTTACGTTTAGGGGCTAATGTTATTTGCGAGAAGCCAATCGTACTAAACCCTTGGAATATTGATGCGCTAATGAATGTAGAAAAGGAAACTGGGCATAGGGTTTATAATGTGCTTCAGCTTCGTCTTCACAGTGCAATTAAAGCATTAAAAGAGCGTATTGATAGCGAAAAACGCGATACAAAGTACGATGTTGATCTTACCTACATTACCTCCAGAGGAAATTGGTATTATACCACATGGAAAGGAGATGTAAAGCGTAGTGGGGGGGTTGCTACCAATATTGGGGTTCACTTTTATGATATGCTTTCTTGGATATTCGGTAAAGTACAGCAAAATGTAGTTCATGTTAGCTCACATGATAGGGTGTCTGGATATCTTGAATTTGAAAAGGCCCGTGTAAGATACTTCTTAAGTATTAACTACGATACTTTACCAGAAGAAGTGAAGTTGGCAGGCAAAAGAACCTTTAGGTCTATGACCATAGAAGGTTCTGAGTTTGAATTTAGTGATGGATTTACAGAACTTCATACTGAAACCTATAAGGATATTCTTAGTGGTAATGGATTTGGGTTAAAAGAGGCAAGAACTGCAATAGAAATAGTCCATGATATTCGTCATGCTGAACCTCAGGGCTTAAAGGGGGATTATCATCCATTTGCTAAATTGGAATTAGCATCTCATCCTTTTGGTTGGTAA